A portion of the Paenibacillus sp. PvR098 genome contains these proteins:
- a CDS encoding enoyl-CoA hydratase-related protein — MTQKPIVWERRGHIGYITLCRPDELNSFNYEALVTLGEIIEEIEQNPRDIRIVIVSGEGRAFCAGADLKERRTLNEQKVRRNVKKIRDVFSALGRLPQPTIAAINGFAFGGGFELALACDFRFAVQGVLMGLTEVSLGIIPGAGGTQRLSRLIGPSRAKELILTARKISSEEALNLGVLNGLAEDQGKLLEMSERLANEILGNAPLAVYQAKYAIDRGLGVDLQTGLDLESKAYEIIIPTKDRIEALDAFREKRKPVFTGE; from the coding sequence ATGACCCAAAAGCCAATCGTGTGGGAGCGACGCGGGCATATCGGTTACATTACACTGTGCAGGCCCGATGAATTAAATTCGTTCAATTATGAAGCTCTTGTAACTTTGGGGGAGATCATTGAAGAAATTGAGCAAAATCCTCGAGATATACGCATTGTCATCGTTTCGGGAGAAGGCCGAGCTTTCTGTGCCGGAGCGGATTTGAAGGAACGCCGTACCTTGAATGAGCAGAAGGTTCGACGAAACGTAAAAAAAATCCGGGACGTCTTCTCCGCTTTAGGACGATTGCCGCAGCCGACGATTGCTGCTATCAACGGCTTTGCTTTCGGCGGAGGCTTTGAATTGGCGCTTGCCTGTGATTTTCGGTTCGCCGTCCAGGGCGTGTTAATGGGGCTGACGGAGGTGAGCCTGGGGATCATCCCCGGAGCGGGAGGGACGCAGCGTCTGTCCCGATTGATCGGACCTTCCCGAGCCAAGGAATTAATCCTTACCGCGCGCAAGATCAGTTCAGAGGAAGCGCTGAATTTAGGTGTGTTAAACGGTCTTGCGGAGGATCAGGGGAAGCTCTTGGAGATGAGCGAACGGCTGGCGAACGAGATTTTGGGTAATGCTCCTCTAGCCGTTTATCAAGCCAAATATGCCATCGATCGCGGATTGGGCGTTGACCTTCAGACCGGCCTGGATTTGGAGTCCAAAGCGTACGAGATTATCATCCCGACCAAAGATCGGATAGAGGCGCTGGACGCGTTCCGTGAGAAAAGAAAACCTGTCTTTACCGGGGAGTAA
- a CDS encoding beta-ketoacyl-ACP synthase III — translation MSRAIISGVGSYVPEKILTNSELEKLVDTSDEWILERTGISERRIALPGQATSDLAYFAAEAAIQDAGLLASDIDLIIVATETPDHPFPPVACQVQHRLGCRSIAAFDVHLACTGFIAALHVAEKFIKSNSCKHALVVGADTLSRITDYTDRSTCILFSDGAGAFVLSASEESSSEGIIHSAIHSNGEYFDAAIVPGGGSRHPQPHSEETKYKILMNGNRIFRLAVTLMSQSIKETLEHSGFTLDQVDWVIPHQANQRIIDAVGRTLEVPHEKMISTIRYYGNNSAATVPLAMDHSIRAGKIKHGDVVALTAFGGGLGWGSLLLKY, via the coding sequence ATGTCCCGAGCTATCATTAGCGGGGTGGGCTCCTATGTCCCGGAAAAAATATTGACCAACAGCGAGCTGGAAAAGCTCGTAGATACGTCTGACGAATGGATTCTGGAACGAACCGGCATATCCGAAAGAAGAATTGCGCTGCCGGGGCAGGCTACCTCGGATCTGGCCTATTTCGCTGCTGAAGCGGCAATTCAGGATGCCGGGCTGCTGGCATCCGACATCGATCTGATTATCGTGGCTACCGAGACCCCCGACCATCCGTTCCCGCCGGTCGCTTGCCAGGTGCAGCATCGGTTAGGGTGCCGCAGCATTGCGGCGTTTGACGTTCATCTGGCCTGTACCGGATTTATTGCCGCTCTGCATGTTGCCGAGAAATTCATTAAATCCAATTCATGCAAGCATGCGCTGGTGGTTGGCGCCGACACGCTATCCAGAATTACAGATTACACGGACCGCTCGACATGTATTTTGTTCTCCGATGGAGCAGGCGCTTTTGTTCTGTCTGCCAGCGAGGAATCCTCATCAGAAGGCATTATTCATTCCGCGATTCATTCAAACGGGGAATATTTTGATGCGGCTATTGTGCCGGGAGGGGGCAGCAGGCATCCTCAGCCGCACAGTGAGGAAACCAAGTACAAGATTTTGATGAACGGCAACAGGATATTCCGTCTTGCCGTTACGCTCATGAGTCAAAGCATTAAAGAGACGCTGGAGCACAGCGGCTTTACTTTGGATCAGGTGGACTGGGTGATTCCCCATCAAGCCAATCAAAGGATTATTGACGCCGTCGGAAGAACCTTAGAGGTTCCTCACGAGAAGATGATCAGCACGATCCGATATTACGGAAACAACTCGGCGGCTACCGTGCCGCTCGCCATGGATCATTCCATTAGAGCGGGTAAGATTAAACACGGCGATGTTGTAGCGTTAACCGCTTTTGGCGGAGGGTTAGGCTGGGGCTCCCTGCTGTTGAAATACTAG
- a CDS encoding PAS domain-containing sensor histidine kinase: protein MESLSNADSSFPTDSLFIHSFDALCLLDNKGLVLKINHTFSKLFGWKEEELKGHRLPFPYGIDYLNTSYPATVEDNHNAIQRKDGSSLLVQLKVLPPERNGTFFIVMKEATSQDFIKKLELIEQEHRETIRFQQGMCFKYKKIDGRFIHTLCDGELIYRLGLGPDKVVGKELKEFLRLETAVFKEPFYERAWQGEENVMYEGQENGLTYLASLKPIKRNGAIIEVIASCVDITQRKCAENALQEAEALYRCLVENALVGVYLYQNGKIVYANPVFCSIFGYSQNEITTLDLIDLFINEEREYMKNKLTYGQDKYGSANREYKVRGIGKDGSIVDLEGNSTLTLFQGKPALIGTILDITERKETDRQYQRQLKLSPEPIMLHKDDTIIYVNDAGLKLLGTRDPLEVIGYSFIELFHPNDQEHVQKTLNTVLKNDHSTGFSEYKLVRLDGNVVEVESSAIHIYKYMGEAVIQSVFRDVTERKQAEEFMRRSEKLSLVGQMAAGVAHEIRNPLTSIKGFSQLLKEKNDSYRDYYEIMISELDRINEIVNEFMYLAKPNPIEFKKVRLSSILDHVISLMNTQAIMNNVNIHVTYDNDRVSINCDENQIKQVFINILKNAVESMPRGGEIITHYSTSSEQDEVHVKFTDQGIGIPQDRLRKIGEPFYTTKEQGTGLGLMLSYKIIESHKGRMNIQSEINIGTTIEIVLPNG, encoded by the coding sequence GTGGAATCGTTAAGTAACGCGGATTCATCTTTTCCTACTGATTCACTCTTTATCCATTCATTCGATGCCCTATGTTTATTGGATAATAAGGGACTCGTGCTCAAAATAAACCATACCTTCAGCAAGCTGTTCGGATGGAAGGAAGAAGAATTGAAAGGACACCGGCTGCCCTTTCCATACGGCATCGATTATTTAAATACCTCTTACCCCGCCACGGTCGAGGATAATCACAACGCGATACAACGAAAAGACGGAAGTTCTCTTCTCGTTCAATTGAAAGTTTTACCTCCCGAGCGAAACGGCACTTTTTTTATCGTCATGAAAGAAGCTACCTCGCAAGACTTCATAAAAAAATTGGAATTGATTGAACAAGAGCATAGAGAAACCATCCGCTTCCAGCAAGGGATGTGCTTTAAATACAAAAAAATAGATGGGCGTTTTATTCATACGCTGTGCGATGGTGAGCTCATCTACCGATTAGGACTAGGCCCTGATAAAGTGGTAGGAAAGGAACTGAAAGAGTTTTTGCGGCTGGAGACCGCTGTTTTTAAAGAACCATTTTACGAACGCGCTTGGCAGGGTGAAGAAAATGTCATGTATGAAGGTCAAGAAAACGGCTTAACGTATTTGGCCTCACTCAAACCGATTAAGAGAAATGGCGCAATCATCGAGGTTATCGCTTCCTGTGTAGATATCACCCAGAGAAAATGTGCAGAAAATGCCCTGCAGGAGGCTGAGGCGCTTTATCGCTGCTTGGTGGAGAATGCTTTAGTCGGGGTGTATTTGTACCAAAATGGGAAGATTGTATATGCCAATCCTGTATTCTGCAGCATTTTCGGATATTCTCAGAATGAAATCACAACACTGGATTTGATCGATTTATTCATCAACGAAGAACGAGAGTACATGAAGAATAAATTAACATATGGTCAGGATAAATACGGTTCCGCCAATCGTGAATATAAAGTTCGAGGGATAGGTAAGGATGGCTCTATTGTTGATTTGGAAGGAAATTCGACGTTAACTCTTTTCCAGGGCAAGCCGGCTCTCATAGGTACAATCCTTGATATTACGGAAAGAAAAGAAACAGATCGGCAGTATCAGCGGCAGCTCAAGCTTTCTCCCGAACCTATCATGCTGCATAAGGATGATACGATTATTTATGTGAATGATGCGGGCCTCAAGCTGTTGGGCACAAGGGATCCTTTGGAGGTCATCGGATATTCGTTTATCGAATTGTTTCACCCGAATGATCAAGAGCATGTGCAAAAAACGCTGAATACGGTCTTAAAAAACGATCACAGCACCGGATTTTCCGAATATAAGCTAGTCCGATTAGACGGTAATGTTGTGGAAGTCGAGTCATCCGCCATTCATATTTACAAATACATGGGGGAAGCGGTCATCCAGAGTGTTTTTCGGGATGTCACCGAAAGAAAGCAAGCGGAGGAATTCATGCGAAGATCTGAAAAGCTATCCCTTGTAGGCCAAATGGCAGCAGGCGTAGCCCATGAAATACGAAATCCTCTGACCTCGATCAAAGGATTCTCCCAGCTGCTGAAGGAAAAGAACGATTCGTACAGAGATTATTACGAAATCATGATTTCCGAATTGGACCGTATTAATGAGATTGTGAACGAATTTATGTATCTGGCCAAACCGAACCCCATTGAATTCAAAAAAGTAAGATTGAGCAGTATTCTTGATCATGTCATTTCTTTAATGAATACCCAAGCCATTATGAATAACGTGAATATCCACGTTACCTATGACAATGACAGGGTGTCCATTAATTGTGATGAAAACCAGATCAAGCAGGTGTTTATCAATATATTAAAAAATGCCGTTGAGTCCATGCCCCGCGGCGGGGAGATCATCACTCATTACAGTACATCTAGTGAGCAGGACGAAGTTCATGTGAAGTTTACCGATCAAGGAATTGGTATTCCACAAGACCGTTTAAGAAAAATCGGAGAGCCTTTTTATACCACCAAGGAGCAGGGCACTGGTCTGGGTTTAATGCTAAGCTATAAAATTATCGAGTCTCATAAAGGAAGAATGAACATTCAAAGCGAAATCAACATAGGAACTACAATAGAGATCGTTCTACCTAATGGATAG
- a CDS encoding type III polyketide synthase: MEHMTPIIAVLGIGTAVPACRIEQADVSQRLTEALREHPHSARWAKRIFKQCGVDTRYTCEPDLLEPAAGCRYLPGTSAEGVPTTADRMKAYKRESVPLGIEAARKALMDSEVDASDITHLVTVSCTGQFLPGMDAALIQPLGLAATVNRIPLNFLGCAAGLKAINLSRQLVSGTPSAKVLIVCVELCTLHFQPSSEKEALYAASFFGDGASACVVGSAGPNHSGVYQLENDHTVLMPDSAEEMVWEVGNTGFDLYLSPHIPKLIGQGVPAEVERFLGQTKPELWAIHPGGRGIVDTLQDIFGLTDDQVRPSRNVLRQYGNLSSATILFVLNEMKQELQSRRSGPTSGIALAFGPGLTAEMAKITYLPSVVRLEQLVGDASV, from the coding sequence ATGGAACATATGACTCCAATTATTGCGGTCTTGGGGATAGGTACGGCCGTGCCGGCTTGTCGGATCGAACAAGCCGATGTATCACAAAGATTAACCGAAGCCTTAAGGGAGCATCCCCACTCTGCACGCTGGGCTAAGAGAATATTCAAGCAGTGCGGAGTGGATACCCGTTATACCTGTGAGCCGGACCTGCTTGAGCCTGCCGCCGGATGTCGTTATTTGCCCGGCACATCCGCAGAAGGCGTTCCTACAACTGCCGATCGCATGAAAGCCTATAAGAGAGAGTCTGTACCATTGGGGATAGAGGCAGCTAGAAAAGCTCTTATGGACAGCGAGGTGGATGCCTCCGACATAACTCATTTGGTCACAGTCAGCTGTACCGGACAATTTCTTCCGGGTATGGATGCCGCATTGATTCAACCATTGGGCCTGGCTGCTACCGTGAATCGGATTCCACTGAACTTTTTGGGGTGTGCTGCCGGATTGAAGGCCATTAACCTATCCCGGCAGCTCGTGTCAGGTACTCCGTCCGCCAAAGTATTAATTGTTTGCGTAGAACTGTGCACGCTTCATTTTCAGCCCTCCAGCGAGAAGGAGGCCCTATATGCCGCTTCGTTCTTTGGCGACGGCGCTTCGGCTTGTGTAGTAGGCTCCGCAGGACCGAACCATTCAGGGGTTTATCAGTTAGAAAACGATCATACGGTCCTCATGCCGGACTCCGCTGAGGAGATGGTGTGGGAGGTAGGCAATACTGGGTTTGACCTTTATCTTTCCCCGCATATCCCCAAATTGATAGGTCAAGGGGTCCCCGCAGAGGTAGAGCGTTTCTTGGGTCAAACCAAGCCTGAGCTATGGGCGATTCATCCCGGAGGCCGGGGGATTGTGGATACGCTGCAGGACATATTCGGACTTACGGATGACCAAGTCCGGCCGAGCCGCAACGTACTTCGCCAGTATGGCAATCTATCTTCGGCCACGATCTTATTCGTGCTTAACGAAATGAAGCAGGAGCTGCAAAGCCGTAGGTCCGGCCCGACAAGCGGCATTGCCCTGGCGTTTGGTCCCGGGCTTACAGCCGAGATGGCCAAGATCACATATTTGCCATCTGTCGTTAGACTGGAGCAGCTAGTAGGCGATGCCAGTGTTTAA
- a CDS encoding methyltransferase domain-containing protein codes for MPVFKSLRQRAAESELMDDLSAGGPELREALQHLRKLNGIFGASAPALYGVRRLWTEADKPRRLSILDIGSGSGDVNRKILRWADANRIELKITLVDITEEACEEARQFYYNEPRVRVMRSDVFKLPEACADVVTGTQFVHHFASDELLRVARSMLKASRIGVVINDIHRHWIPWAAVWLTARIVSRNRFVVNDGPLSVAKGFRSEDWDGLKKALGESESKLWYTWRPLFRYAVVIRKNKV; via the coding sequence ATGCCAGTGTTTAAAAGCTTGAGGCAGCGGGCCGCAGAGTCCGAATTGATGGATGATTTGTCTGCAGGGGGACCTGAGCTTCGTGAAGCTTTACAGCATCTTCGGAAGCTGAATGGCATCTTTGGCGCATCGGCACCCGCCCTGTACGGAGTGAGGCGATTGTGGACGGAAGCGGACAAGCCGAGGCGATTGTCTATCCTGGACATCGGATCAGGGTCCGGGGATGTGAATCGCAAGATTCTGCGATGGGCGGATGCGAACCGGATCGAGCTTAAGATTACTTTGGTAGACATTACGGAAGAGGCGTGCGAAGAGGCCAGACAATTTTATTACAATGAACCGCGGGTACGCGTGATGCGGAGTGATGTATTCAAGCTCCCGGAAGCATGCGCGGATGTGGTCACGGGGACGCAGTTTGTTCATCATTTTGCTTCGGACGAGCTTCTTAGGGTTGCTCGAAGCATGCTGAAGGCATCCCGTATCGGTGTTGTCATCAACGACATCCACCGGCATTGGATCCCTTGGGCAGCGGTTTGGCTTACGGCTCGAATCGTTTCGCGCAACCGGTTTGTTGTAAACGACGGGCCTCTGTCCGTGGCCAAAGGGTTCCGTTCTGAGGATTGGGATGGTCTTAAGAAAGCATTGGGTGAATCCGAATCCAAGCTATGGTATACCTGGAGACCCTTGTTCCGGTATGCAGTTGTCATCCGAAAGAACAAGGTCTAA
- a CDS encoding NAD(P)/FAD-dependent oxidoreductase: protein MKRIHDVAVLGAGVAGSSVAKALADRGWDTVLIDRHTFPRHKVCGEFLSPESQSMLNALDLRRHVESLQPSCITRIRLIMSHGAVLDIPLPGVAIGVSRNALDPALHSAAVSSGVDVRTGTTVTSVSMSDRTYTMEIKREGDTAAFEARAVIAAWGANPRSGLPGYNSDVPARNTYMGVKSHFRGIPMEPVVELYFFSGGYLGLAPIEGGLVNAAALLKREAFRDTDKTIMGMIDAAARRNPKLSVKLAQAIPVPGSQAAVAPVNLSRMPVAWEGIPRVGDASLMVPPLCGDGMSMALRSARLCVPLADGYLRGEISLSRWQREYTQSIQREFTGPLRWGRLLQSLFSAPVVPRLLLGLAHCTPGLASRMVQATRLKERDG from the coding sequence ATGAAGCGGATCCACGATGTAGCGGTTCTCGGTGCAGGGGTAGCCGGAAGCAGTGTGGCCAAGGCTTTGGCGGACAGGGGATGGGATACGGTTCTGATCGACCGTCACACTTTCCCGCGTCACAAAGTATGCGGAGAATTTCTTTCTCCAGAGTCGCAAAGCATGCTGAACGCTCTTGATTTGAGGAGGCATGTGGAATCGCTCCAACCCAGCTGCATCACCCGCATCCGCTTGATCATGAGTCATGGGGCTGTATTGGACATTCCTCTGCCTGGAGTCGCTATAGGCGTAAGCCGGAATGCGTTGGATCCTGCTCTCCACAGTGCAGCGGTAAGCTCAGGCGTGGATGTGCGAACCGGAACAACGGTTACATCCGTATCTATGAGCGACAGGACGTACACGATGGAGATAAAGCGGGAGGGGGATACAGCAGCCTTCGAAGCACGAGCGGTTATTGCGGCATGGGGGGCCAATCCACGTTCGGGACTTCCAGGGTACAATTCGGATGTGCCTGCAAGGAACACCTACATGGGTGTGAAATCCCATTTTCGGGGGATACCGATGGAGCCGGTGGTAGAGCTCTATTTTTTTTCCGGCGGATACTTGGGGCTCGCTCCGATTGAAGGCGGACTCGTTAACGCTGCGGCACTGTTGAAAAGAGAGGCTTTTCGGGATACAGACAAAACGATTATGGGTATGATCGATGCGGCTGCACGAAGAAATCCTAAGCTATCTGTCAAGCTGGCTCAAGCTATTCCGGTCCCCGGGTCTCAGGCAGCCGTAGCTCCGGTGAATCTAAGCCGCATGCCTGTGGCATGGGAAGGCATCCCCCGTGTAGGGGATGCTTCATTGATGGTGCCGCCGCTCTGCGGAGATGGCATGTCGATGGCCCTGCGTTCAGCCCGTTTATGCGTCCCCCTGGCCGACGGCTATCTTCGCGGGGAGATTTCCCTTTCCCGATGGCAGCGTGAATACACGCAATCGATTCAGCGGGAGTTTACGGGTCCACTCAGGTGGGGACGTCTTCTTCAATCGCTGTTCAGCGCGCCGGTTGTCCCCCGGCTTCTGCTGGGGTTAGCGCATTGTACACCGGGATTGGCGTCACGCATGGTTCAAGCGACCCGATTGAAAGAAAGAGATGGTTAG
- a CDS encoding MMPL family transporter: protein MGYQKLAFLSLRYPKTIIVLWALFLIFFGLYAAKLPSVLKDHGLLPDGVYVKVQHILSTDFHIPEDPVILVFEKKDSVSPEPFRQFIMQTLVQLQGIGGLTQVVSPLEKKGMLENNFAYALLAFEKHSYDMKPVLDDIHQRLPKHSDISVRLTGKSVVQADVNQASQMDLKKAELIGIPAAFLIIWLAFGGVVSAMIPIVIGIISVTGAMGIMYWLGTQVELSNFVLNVIPMVGLALSIDFALIMVSRFREELTRASAEQALVITIRTAGRAVMFSAACVCLGLMGIWFIRLPMFTTVAMGALVVVTVSVLLTLTCLPALLTVLEPSIRLEKKPSTISGEIMFWYSLSLFVMKRPVRMGLLASIVLISCLLPLAQMKLVIPDAASLPRGYDSRTAAEAYQTHFASPSTSHVYIVAQGRTNYFIKDDWLNAYALTQSLERDPDVLRVDSVFSSLRMSPEQMHNLFQKPKIQKSYEAALEPFVNDNRMLIHVTLQGSPASQEAKDWVRHWEQEGKSAEMRFLLGGESKYQQEVFDEIFDHMEHMLLFIFISQFVVLFVAFRSILIPLKTILMNLLSLGASFGILVWVFQEGRFGMEPYGIAIMIPVFIFGLAYGISMDYGVFLLSRISEVYRQTQDNERAVLVGLASTSRIITSAAAIMIAVTGPFAFGEVVGVKQLGIGIAAAIWIDATIIRMVLVPSLMKWLGSWNWRAPGWLK from the coding sequence ATGGGATACCAAAAGCTTGCCTTCCTCTCCCTTCGTTATCCGAAAACGATCATCGTGCTTTGGGCACTGTTCCTGATCTTCTTCGGACTTTACGCTGCCAAGCTGCCTAGCGTATTGAAGGATCATGGCCTGCTTCCGGATGGAGTCTATGTCAAGGTTCAGCATATTCTATCCACCGATTTTCATATTCCTGAGGACCCTGTCATTCTTGTGTTTGAAAAAAAAGATTCCGTATCCCCCGAGCCATTTCGTCAGTTCATTATGCAAACCTTGGTTCAACTGCAGGGGATCGGAGGTCTGACGCAAGTCGTTTCTCCGCTGGAGAAGAAGGGGATGCTAGAAAATAACTTCGCCTACGCGCTGCTTGCTTTTGAAAAGCACTCGTATGACATGAAGCCGGTGCTTGATGACATTCATCAACGCCTGCCGAAGCATAGCGATATTTCGGTGAGATTGACCGGGAAATCCGTGGTCCAAGCGGACGTGAATCAGGCCAGCCAGATGGATTTGAAAAAGGCGGAGCTTATTGGAATTCCCGCAGCCTTTCTTATTATATGGCTGGCTTTCGGAGGAGTTGTTTCCGCGATGATTCCCATTGTTATTGGGATCATCTCTGTGACCGGCGCCATGGGGATCATGTATTGGCTGGGGACTCAGGTGGAGCTGTCTAACTTTGTTCTGAACGTCATTCCCATGGTTGGGCTGGCGCTGAGTATCGATTTTGCTTTAATAATGGTTAGCCGGTTTCGGGAGGAGTTGACGAGAGCTTCAGCGGAACAGGCGTTGGTCATAACCATAAGAACAGCCGGCAGGGCCGTCATGTTTTCTGCAGCCTGCGTTTGTCTTGGCTTAATGGGGATATGGTTTATCCGGCTGCCCATGTTTACTACCGTTGCGATGGGGGCTTTGGTAGTTGTGACGGTATCGGTACTATTAACCCTAACCTGTCTTCCCGCACTTCTAACCGTCCTGGAGCCAAGCATTCGATTGGAGAAGAAGCCTAGCACCATTTCCGGGGAAATAATGTTTTGGTATTCTTTATCGCTTTTTGTCATGAAGAGGCCAGTCCGAATGGGGCTCTTGGCTTCAATTGTGCTCATCAGTTGTCTTCTGCCTTTGGCCCAAATGAAATTAGTCATACCGGACGCTGCTTCCTTACCGCGGGGATATGATTCGCGCACCGCCGCCGAGGCTTATCAAACCCACTTCGCATCCCCATCGACCTCGCATGTGTATATCGTAGCCCAAGGACGAACGAATTACTTCATTAAAGATGATTGGTTGAACGCCTATGCTTTGACGCAAAGTTTGGAACGGGATCCGGACGTGCTGCGGGTGGATTCGGTTTTTTCCAGCCTGCGCATGTCGCCCGAACAGATGCACAACCTGTTTCAAAAACCGAAGATCCAAAAGAGCTATGAAGCGGCGTTGGAGCCATTTGTGAATGATAACCGAATGCTCATTCATGTGACGTTACAGGGAAGTCCGGCATCCCAGGAGGCGAAGGATTGGGTCAGGCATTGGGAGCAGGAGGGGAAGTCTGCGGAAATGCGTTTCCTGCTGGGGGGAGAATCGAAATACCAGCAGGAAGTCTTTGATGAGATATTCGATCATATGGAGCATATGCTGTTGTTTATTTTTATTTCTCAATTTGTTGTGCTGTTCGTTGCATTTCGATCCATTCTTATTCCGCTCAAAACCATCCTTATGAATCTCCTGAGCTTAGGAGCTTCATTTGGCATTCTGGTATGGGTATTTCAAGAGGGACGCTTTGGGATGGAGCCGTACGGCATCGCCATCATGATTCCCGTATTTATTTTCGGACTCGCTTATGGCATTAGTATGGATTACGGTGTATTCCTTTTGTCACGTATTTCCGAGGTATACCGGCAGACTCAGGATAACGAGCGCGCTGTTCTGGTGGGGCTGGCTTCAACCAGCAGAATCATCACTTCGGCGGCTGCGATCATGATCGCGGTTACCGGGCCGTTCGCCTTTGGTGAGGTGGTCGGGGTCAAACAGCTGGGGATCGGCATCGCAGCCGCGATCTGGATTGATGCGACGATCATCAGGATGGTGTTGGTTCCTTCTTTAATGAAATGGCTTGGAAGTTGGAACTGGCGGGCGCCTGGGTGGCTTAAATAA